In the Pirellulales bacterium genome, CGAGTTGCTTGCGGAAGTTGCTGTTTCTACCGCCTCCTACGATCTGCACCAGAAATTCAGGCTTTATCAGTCGGCCGGCATTCCCGAATATCTGGCCGTCGTGGTCTTCGAGCAGGAAATCCGCTGGCACATGCTGGTCGACGGTCGCTACCAGCTTCTTTCGCCCGACGCCGACGGACTCTATCGCTCGCGAATCTTTCCCGGCCTTTGGCTCGATGGCAACGCTCTTTTGTCGGGAAACCTGCGGCAGGTGCTGGATCGCTTGCAGGAAGGTCTGCGGTCCGCCGAGCACGAGCGATTCGTGGCCCAACTTGCCGCGCGACGCAAAGCATAGCTTAGCACGCGGATCGCCGCTGATCGCGGGAGGCCTATCCACTGCGTTCGCGCGGCATGGTAAAATGCGTTCGGCCGGGCAAATCCTCCCCAGTTCTCGCGCTCGATCGATCCATGTCCATCGCGCAATCACCTGTCAAGCCTGATGCGGCCCTGCTGCACGACATTGATTGGGGCACCTATACGAGGCTGCTGCGCGCCTTCGAGGGAAGACGACGCTTCAGGCTCACCTACGACCGCGGGACCCTGGAAATCATGAGTCCACTCTGGGAGCACGAAAAGGCGGCCTACGTCCTGGGAGCAATGATCGACGTCCTCGTCCAGGAACTCCGACTGCAGTACGAACCGGGGCGCACCGTCACCTTGAGGCGGCGACGTAAGAGCCGAGGGCTCGAGCCGGACAACTGCTATTGGATCGCCAGCGCGGGACAGCTTGCGGGAAAGACGCACCTCGACTTGGGCGTCGATCCGCCTCCGGACCTGGCGATCGAGATCGACGTCAAGCACAGCTCGCTCGATCGGATGAGCATCTATGCCGCCCTGGGCGTGCCCGAAGTGTGGCGCGTGACCTCGGCAGAATTGACCTTCAACAATCTCAAAAGCGGCGTCTACGAGGTGCGCCCGTACAGTGTATCGTTTCCCCGACTGGCCGGCGCCGACCTGCTTGCTTTCCTGAACCAGCCGGGCCCGACCGGCACAGCGGCGCTGATCGCGCAGTTCCGCGATTGGGTACGGCAAGTTCTGCTTCAACGCTGACGCATTGACACCGGCGTGGCGAGGCCGCCGCGGCGGCGATAGAATGGCGTGAGGCACGTCGGCAAAGGGTTCTTGCATGGCCACCGCGGAAAAAGTTCGGCTGAGGGGAGAAAAACGGATCGTGCTGTCGGGCATATCCTGGGAACTGTATGAGCAGTTGCGCGACAATGAAGAAAACTGGCACGTCCGCATGGCCTACGATGAGGGGAGGCTCGAACTGATGAGTCCCTCGGCCGACCACGAAGCGATCAAAGAATTAATCTGTGATATGATTAAAGCGTTCGCTGAGGAATTGGGAATCCCGCGGCGGAGTCTGGGAAACACGACATGGAAGAGCGGCGAACTCGCCAAGGGGCTGGAGCCGGATGGGTGCTTTTACATTCTCAATCACCACCACGTTTGCCACCGCCGCCGCATCGATCTGGCGGTCGGTCCTCCGCCCGACCTGGCCGTGGAAACGGCAATCAGCCGGAGTGTCGTCCCGCGGCTGCGTATCTACGCGGCGCTCGGCGTTCCGGAAATCTGGCGGTGGCGTAAAAACGGACTCACCGCCTATTCGCTCGGCGCCGAGGGAAAGTACGTCGAACGCGAGTTCAGCTTGAATCTCCCGATGCTGCGGGTGAAAGACCTGGAGCCGTTTCTCGACTTCGAACTGGCGGCCGACGAAACCGCCTGGATCCGCAACTTTCGCGACTGGGTGCGCGAGCGGTTTCTTCACAAAAAGGCTTGACCAGGCGGCCGCCTGAACTGGCCCGCTGTGGCTCAGCGCCTCGCGTTACGTTTATTGCTTGGGACTCGTCGGGCGTTGACCGCCCGGCCGGTCCCCAATGATCGTGCGAGCGGGAAAGTCGAATTCCTTGCCTTTCATTTCGGCGAGCTTGGCCTCCTGTTCGTCGGTCAACACGGCCAGCGTCTCGGCCTCGGCCTTATCCTCCAGCGCTAGCAGCTCATTGCGCCACTGATCGAGCTCCGCTTGGGAGAAGTCTTGAAAACCGGGCTGACCGGGCGGCGGATTCGCCGCCTTCTGTCGGTGGTTTTGCACGACCTTCAGAATCTTACCGATGTTGTCCTGCTGCTCTTGCGTCAGGCCGAGTTCCTCGACAACCTCCGGTTGAATGAGGGCGCCAGCGCGGAGCCATTGCAACCACAACTGCTTGAGTCGGGTACGCTGCTGGGGGTTGAGAATTTGATCTACTTTCTCCGCCACCAACTTGCTCGC is a window encoding:
- a CDS encoding Uma2 family endonuclease is translated as MATAEKVRLRGEKRIVLSGISWELYEQLRDNEENWHVRMAYDEGRLELMSPSADHEAIKELICDMIKAFAEELGIPRRSLGNTTWKSGELAKGLEPDGCFYILNHHHVCHRRRIDLAVGPPPDLAVETAISRSVVPRLRIYAALGVPEIWRWRKNGLTAYSLGAEGKYVEREFSLNLPMLRVKDLEPFLDFELAADETAWIRNFRDWVRERFLHKKA
- a CDS encoding Uma2 family endonuclease, with amino-acid sequence MSIAQSPVKPDAALLHDIDWGTYTRLLRAFEGRRRFRLTYDRGTLEIMSPLWEHEKAAYVLGAMIDVLVQELRLQYEPGRTVTLRRRRKSRGLEPDNCYWIASAGQLAGKTHLDLGVDPPPDLAIEIDVKHSSLDRMSIYAALGVPEVWRVTSAELTFNNLKSGVYEVRPYSVSFPRLAGADLLAFLNQPGPTGTAALIAQFRDWVRQVLLQR